The DNA region GGGGCGGGTCGCTGGATAAGGCGGGCATGGGGAAGGCCAACAAAGCAAgatgcaggcagggcaagCGATGTACAACCACGTTACTAACATGATATCAAGTTtgcgaggagggagaggaccACTTCATTAATCGGCGCATGGGCAAATACACGTGGCTTTGTGTTTGAATCTCTGCTTTATAGCTGACGATGCTTGCAGCGGTGACTGCAAGGGCACAACGTGGAGTCTGCGACATCGCAAGCCGCAACTTTGACATGTCAGATTCTGAATGCGAAGCGTGGTTTCCCTGCCATTGGATATCCTAAGAACGGGGCACAAAGCAAACAAAACATGCCGGATCGTCCCGTAACCATAAACATCAACCCTCCCTCATGCAAGCACTAGCACTTGTGTTGTGAATGCTCGTGAACGCAACAAACAGCCGCCCACCCTTCTTGCCTGGCCTCGCCTGACGCGCAACCCTCGAAGCGATACTCGCGAAGAGCCTCTAAAACAAAGTGGAGTTGTAATGAACCGTCGGTGTCTGGAAAGGTCGTGGCGCCTGCCTGTCATATGCTTTCCGATGACCAAGCAGGCGCAGGAAAATATGCTGACGCAACGCTTCAAGTGCATCCTGGCAATTGGGCAGCAATCGCGTCAGTGCCGAGCTGGAGGGTCTAACCGATAGGGCGGGCCGTCAAGGTCTTTTCGTGACCACGTGTATTCGATATCGAGCCAGCTGATTCCTTGATGAAAACGCGCGGCAGGGCACGCATGCCGGGTCCGCAACACAGGCTGCACTACGCCTTCTCGGATATTGGTGTCTTTTCGCTGATGCTGACCTTGATGCTCTTCTGGCGAGGGCGCATGACGGCGTCCTGGCTACTCATCCGacggtcgagggcgcgctcaagcttggcgccgagggccagcTTGCTCATGTTGTCTGTCTTCTCGTCGCTGAGGACGACGCGCTGGGACGAGAGGGCCTTGTTCTCCATGCGGTCCAGACCGAGGGCAATATCGCGGATCTCGGCTTGCGCCGAGTCTGATGTCTGGAAGGTGGGCGTCAAGGACGGGGCCACCATGCTGTACGTGCTGAAGCGGACCGACGTTCGGTTCTGTTGGCAAGCCACAGTGTCAGCaggagcggcggccatgggcgcgGTTGAGTGCCAGGACTCGAGGCGCGATCGGGGGAGCTTGTGGGGAGGGAAGCACGTCGAGGCGGTCAACGGCGTACGAGGAGAAGCGGAGCGAGAAAGGGGATCGGGGATGTTTATTGCGGTGGCAGCCAaaggcgagacgagacgactGGGCtcaagggagggagggtaagacaggcaggcactcGCGTCGATTGTTTGCCCCCGGGCAAGGCAGGACCAAGACAACAAACAGCGCAACGAGGTTGGGGGACAGGGCACATAAGACCAGCATCGTGGTGGCCTGGACAGACGTACCGAGGGCGCCATTATGGGGCGAGAAGAATCGAGCGAGGCAGGCATCGTGATTCGTGACGAGCGAGTACCTCTGGGGACAAcagggaggcggcgatgcggtGGGTACTCGTCGGTTTCGCGGGATGACTGTGACAATGCTGCTAGCTGGCGTTGGGGGAACCGGAAGACGGGATGGGGCACGCGCGCTCTCCTTTGTCACGGCGCTGAGGCGATGGTACggtgcttgcttggctcGGGGCCGGAGGCGAAAAAAGGGTGGTTTGGAGTTGATGGCTGGGCGAGGGAGCGGAGTTGATGAGCccctgacgacgacgaccgctgCTGGCGTCCCAGGAACGAGGAACTTTACGGGGGGGCGGATCAATTCCCAAGCCAAGGAAGGCGAAATGCGACGGGGGTTGGTGGTTGAAAGTCTCCAGGGCTGGTTCAGTGGAtgggcgtcgggcgggcaTGGCACCCGACGGTGAGACCAGGCTGCCCGGGGAGGAGCCACACCTcatgcagcggcagcaggttTGGCGCCCGTTTGGCGCCCattgatggcgccgtcgacggcggcgatagCGGGGACCCGAGGGGAGTGGCACCTTCCATCAGGAGTTTCCTTCACTGAGGTGGTGGGCAAAAATTCAGTGGATGAGTCCATTGATGGGCGCAGCACAGCTCGGGTGCGGGTGAGCGCCAGAGAGAGGGGGCCAGTGGGCCGCCCCTCCAACACCCCATTCCTCGTGTGACCCGACAtctccaccaccatcaccaccacccaccaccgcctcctgAGACCACAATGCCACCTGGACTGGGGTGGCCCGTCAGTTGCCACGAGGGAcggtcggcgccgtcacgtCAAGCCACGCGCGCTGGCACATGCCCAagacggctggctggcaaaGGTTACTTTGCATCCCCTACTCCGTACATCCCCTAGGTATTGTTGCAGCGCGCCGTGAATCGAGTGCAGACGCCTCGTCTCCGGCCAGAGCCAGAAGCAGGAGGAATCGCCCTCACCCACGCCACCAGTATCACCCTTGCTGTTTGCTCGCGAGCCCGAATGTCAGCATCGATCACGCTGGCGTGATCTGCTTGCGCACTCCCTGCCTCTCGTTGGTCGCATCGTGGCCCAGGACCCtgcgctgtcgccgctggccgactGAACTTtcagccgcggcggcggtgcggcaACGCCAGTACGGTAGGGTAGTTACGTTGGCTGGGGCTGGACCACCATACCAACTCaggtgaagacgacgagtGAGCGCTGCTTGGCAAGCGGTGATCTCTTGGACAGGCGCCTGATTCAAGTGACTACGTGCGTTTATTAGGCTGTGCCTGCCATCTTGCCAACCCTTCCCGGGTTTGCCGAAGAATGTTTGGCTGTGGGCCTGCAGAATGGTCGGCATTTGGGCATCCCTCACACGTGGCCCGCCGGAATTGAAGGTTAGCAGTCCGTGGGCAGAACGGCGCATCTGGCAAGATACGATGGTGTCTGTCCGGACCCGTCCCATGAATTTGGGAGTGAGGCGAGATACTGGCTCGAGACGACAGTTTCGCTTATCCTGTGAAGCGAGGCGTTTTGGCAAgacgtacagtatactttTGTAGAATCGTGCCTTAGTACCTCCTAGGTACTGTATTGCTAGGTCAGGCACTTTCTttaccttaggtaccttacctattTATTACCTTTGTACCAGGACACGCCATGGTGCCTTCCCAAATGGCAAGTCAATATCGTATCGCGCACGTCACTTAGTGTCTTGGTCCGTGTTGCCTAAAACCTGTATATCCAAGGTACTACTCTAGCGTGCTCGGCCAACCGTCAAACGACCTCACTCGTGTGTTTTGGCTGAACACCAGCACAAATCCTTGTCCTTCCAAACCCAAAGTGTCCAGAATACCCATCAACATCATATCTAGCAGCATTTTCATCCATGCAGGCCTGTCGCTTTCATAGAGACCCAGCCCGCGGACAAATTGCAGCGGCCCCTCGGTTGGCACATCTCATCTATCTCATGACAGCTTGAGGTAACATACAAGACAGCTGAACATATATGCGTCCACGACTCGAATGAACCACGAGCGTCTGCGCCTGGTCCTCCCGTCCGCTGCCGGTCCGCTGCGGCAGAGATGGATGAATTGCGGGTGTCGCGCGCACATAAAGTTCGTAACAACGATGCTCGCCCGTACATATACAAAGTAGCTAGTCGGCCACTGTCTTTCCTTGCACTGGGGGGCAAAGCATATATAGGCTCCGTCAGCATCATGCCACACGATGGCGCGGGGCACGTTACCCACGGCTTTGGAAACATGTATCGCAGCACCCGTGGTCGcacgtcgccgtctccgtctcctgAGGCGCGCCTGAGCCCAAGCCCATCTCCATGCGCTGGACTGGCTGCAGGCACCAGCCGCCCGTATTCGGACCTTGGCGACACTGACAGCACACCCATCGCCCGCCTTTGCTCCTGAAGGCGCAGTTTTCCAACGGGCAGTCGGTCCTCCCCTGTCGCGTGTCACCAAACTCGGTGTCGTTGCAGGGCTCCGTTCGCCGGGACGTGACGTCGAACGTCGAGTGTCTGCAGTACGACCACTTGATGGATGTGTGTCCGCATCCGTGCACGCGCGGCTCCCCTTTGCACATGGCTGTTGCTACCGAGTTTGGCTCTGATACACAGCGGCTGGTTTGCTTCTCTCGAGGGCACGTGCGGTCGACGGTCTTTGCGGCTCGGCATACGACTGACTTGCACGGGCAACATTTTATACTCTGGATCCTACCGGCGATGTCGACACGATCCATCAGACTTGCAATCGGCGCTCGCCAACATGACGGGGCGTTCACCGCCATGGTGTGAAGCCTTCTCGCCAGTCCGTAGCGAGCGCATCGTtagcagctcgtcgcctaTCCATggctccatcgccggccAGCGATTTCAAAAATATTTCATATTTCGGCCCCTGTGGCTTTCGAAAGCCTGCTTCGGTGCTGCATATTGATGTCTCGGGAGACCACCATGTGGCGTCGGCAGGACGGGTGTTCGGACCGGAACGCCATCTCGCCTGGCCGAGTTCATCATGCAAGATGCCACAGGGGCTCCTGCGTCCCACCTGCTGGAGGCGCAAAAAGCATCGTgactcgccgccgatgctgcaGTTCGCCGATGACAAACGCGAAGCTTGCAGCGGACACTGTGACCAGGCATATGGGTTGCTAAATGACAGGCCTGTCAAAGAAACTCATCGTTTGGTGGATTACTGCCAGCCTGTACTAACGGATCTTCCAATAGTGCCAAATTGGAATACATACATAGGTTCCATCGTCTTGTGGGAGCTTGCCTGCTCATCCGCTGTCGTTCCGCAACGTTCGCAAGACTCGGCAACATTCTTCCGTACGAGCCGACCCGACCAGCTGGGTTTGTGAGACCCGAGCTCGCTGGAAAGACTGTCCCAACACTCCGGCACATGTCTCACGAATGCTGCGGCCCAATGTGGCTGTACTGTCGAACGATTTGTTGTTGATGACCTGTGGGCGACTGTCTCCGTATCGCACGGCCAGGACTCTGCTGGACCGTAAGCACCCTCCTCCCACTCTCTGTCTGCGACCTCTGTTCCCGGTTGACCCATAGCAGGTTTACAGTGCCACCCTCTCGTTCACAGCTGCCAACTTCCCTTTGGACACGCGTGGCAGCACACGTGCTGGCACTGCACCAGCATCCCCCCTATCAGCATTTCGCACTCACACCGTGCGGCCGTGTTCATGACCTTTCCGCACTCGCAACAGTTCCAGCGCCCCTCGCGGAGCGAGTACGGGCAGTTGGGCAGCAGCGGACACGGGGGCATCGGTATGATGCTGCTGTTCGGCTCCTCGACTGTCTCACGCGTGAATTTGGCGCATGAGGTCGGCTTCCCGTTTGACGGCATATCGGGACAGGGTAGGCACGTAGTTGCGTGGTGCTCACACGCGAGAAAAACACGCTTCTCCGTGCACATGGTACAAGCTTGAGTGCTCGATCCAGAACGTAGACGACCGGCCGAAGGATGATGTTTCAGGGAGAATCGTTTGAAATGTGGCTAGGGAGAACCGGCCTGGCATCCGGATGATGTCAGTCGTAGACGTGTAGATTTTGTATCCTCTAATACGAAGTGGACCGTCTCCAACGTTGCAGATTCGACTTCCGTCTTATATAGCCCTCTGCATACGAGCGGCCCGTCAAACCTCGTCGGCAACCTGACAAACACCGCAAACAATGGTCGACCCAGACAGGACATGCTCGAACTCACAACTGACAAGGTCCTCCCCCAACagccacgacgacaaagaCCCGGACGGGGCACGCAGCCCCGACTATCACAAGCAAGCCATTTTCCTATTCCACGACGTCCACCAGGACAGCCCGGCGAAGCTATCTCTCGGCTCTTGCGGCCACTGC from Purpureocillium takamizusanense chromosome 3, complete sequence includes:
- a CDS encoding uncharacterized protein (EggNog:ENOG503P6RP), translating into MPASLDSSRPIMAPSVRLSRPPRCWSYVPCPPTSLRCLLSWSCLARGQTIDASACLSYPPSLEPSRLVSPLAATAINIPDPLSRSASPRTPLTASTCFPPHKLPRSRLESWHSTAPMAAAPADTVACQQNRTSVRFSTYSMVAPSLTPTFQTSDSAQAEIRDIALGLDRMENKALSSQRVVLSDEKTDNMSKLALGAKLERALDRRMSSQDAVMRPRQKSIKVSISEKTPISEKA